Proteins from a single region of Mycoplasmopsis edwardii:
- a CDS encoding chromate transporter translates to MFSALLLALPLLILISLSVFGGGQVFMPVFQWFWTFLNKLFNININDEIINNVFTVSNSTPGVVSTKFAFFTGYLVSNAQWWGFLAVFLTYLIFCLPAIFIMLLTMKYIQKFKTNTYIKNALIIIKPIVAGIMISLALQLFISIFAPEIFFNQSNKSSYAGLSTSLNYFVGYRNIILKIYILTGIPASYFLVKKKFSLFLIILINVVISLILFAIPYA, encoded by the coding sequence ATGTTTAGTGCTCTTTTATTAGCATTACCTCTCTTAATACTAATCTCACTATCAGTTTTTGGTGGTGGGCAAGTATTTATGCCTGTATTTCAATGATTTTGAACATTTCTTAATAAGTTATTTAACATAAATATAAATGATGAAATTATTAATAATGTCTTCACTGTATCAAACTCAACACCAGGAGTTGTTTCTACTAAGTTCGCATTCTTCACTGGTTATTTAGTTTCAAATGCACAATGATGAGGTTTTTTAGCTGTATTTTTAACTTATTTAATATTTTGTCTACCAGCTATATTTATTATGCTTTTGACTATGAAATACATTCAAAAGTTTAAGACAAATACTTACATTAAGAATGCATTAATAATAATCAAACCTATTGTTGCAGGAATTATGATTTCATTAGCTTTACAACTATTTATCTCGATTTTTGCCCCAGAAATATTCTTTAATCAATCAAATAAATCGAGTTATGCGGGCTTGAGCACTTCACTTAATTACTTTGTCGGTTACAGAAATATCATACTTAAAATCTATATTCTTACAGGAATACCAGCTTCATATTTCTTAGTTAAAAAGAAATTTTCACTATTTTTAATAATCTTGATTAATGTAGTTATTTCGCTTATTTTATTTGCTATTCCATATGCATAA
- a CDS encoding UU173 family protein, producing the protein MKNKNDFVLVNWSTFSRVFGMNPALIFNKKNILQDLQNILNKTDYQNKDSENNEDDGDGLDSDMKATFDFAKIDEEGTGYISSRLHEIGLEVKEEEEKNYIEIIASNYYNFKNRAQDFLITELNVEQENIQVISQTLDMENKISSTIKLINELVVKDTNSLIINPVIGIDEIYKEQKFKFTANPFAIHIEGGKVNLYILSYTSRAKNETNYLAFYMYKIFERLNIKLSDISNIIIDPRDNLFKRSKKGEINFFITKSAYASEGAMALEKLAMDYAINIHRFMNKTGMGLLLYSDKYVVENTNYNLPRVIKHYENEHTFLETARESRILSSKYRTDGSVFAMDNLEYLNSFYDQNIDLFNEKKYDGDDRWKNMFTEYEHGNLLGKNLAILPLKHVKLKNPEIAKFEAFRWYQEIIMQAFITFGESVNIDAILYFASKVGDIEKNKNAFSVLDYWLKNTENFNYKINIDSFVIDKVFISNRKEITNALREICFKDRGYDYVQLSGTVARMDSYNNIDDLKNRIESLTKVSDIFNVESLNKIKQLHIKDARISWYDYEGFADIISPFNGVGSYQQVVSQVSVIVTQNGHDISKENIVVDPKSLNLKDFVQIIDAIYADKADFFVVYNKTYENSRNKEIRKIVIDSLNDIGESSEEFKNWLVNHYKTINVEDAKNEIINRIDHINKHTVDLLEVFKPRKVKDNSEVEIDNLFKFEIVDNKLKFEKLESLESLPDSIANFHIGYLKYFYSIKKIEHFITENKFQLKNLITPYAELKIQKGTMAMFEASNRYLGATNDGVWFNNIVPELKRYCENDVRAMIMVYDLIMLAARGIFDNIDDFEYKLENSDNFVNNNKYKIVNNKLIFE; encoded by the coding sequence ATGAAAAATAAAAATGATTTTGTTTTAGTTAATTGATCTACATTCAGCAGAGTATTTGGAATGAATCCCGCTTTAATTTTTAATAAGAAAAACATATTACAGGATTTACAAAACATTTTAAATAAAACAGACTACCAAAATAAAGACAGCGAAAATAATGAAGACGATGGCGATGGTTTGGATAGCGATATGAAAGCAACATTTGATTTCGCTAAAATCGATGAAGAGGGTACTGGATATATTTCATCTAGATTACACGAAATTGGTTTAGAAGTGAAAGAAGAGGAAGAAAAAAATTACATCGAAATCATTGCTTCAAATTATTATAATTTTAAAAACAGAGCACAAGATTTTCTTATTACCGAATTAAATGTAGAACAAGAAAATATCCAAGTCATATCTCAAACACTAGATATGGAAAACAAGATTTCATCAACAATCAAATTAATTAATGAACTTGTAGTGAAAGACACAAATTCATTAATAATTAATCCAGTTATTGGTATTGATGAAATTTATAAAGAACAAAAATTTAAATTTACTGCAAATCCGTTTGCAATACATATAGAAGGCGGAAAGGTTAATTTATATATACTTTCATATACTTCGAGAGCAAAAAATGAAACCAACTATTTAGCTTTCTATATGTACAAAATATTTGAACGTTTAAACATCAAATTATCAGACATCAGTAACATAATTATTGATCCAAGGGACAATCTTTTTAAGAGATCTAAAAAAGGCGAAATCAATTTCTTTATTACTAAATCAGCATATGCATCTGAAGGCGCAATGGCTCTCGAAAAACTAGCAATGGACTATGCAATAAATATTCATAGGTTTATGAATAAAACAGGAATGGGTTTATTGTTATATAGTGATAAATATGTTGTTGAAAACACCAATTACAATCTTCCGAGAGTAATTAAACATTATGAAAATGAACACACATTTTTAGAAACAGCAAGAGAATCTAGAATTTTAAGTTCTAAATATAGAACAGATGGTTCTGTATTCGCGATGGATAATTTAGAATATCTAAACTCATTTTATGACCAGAATATTGATTTATTTAATGAGAAAAAATATGATGGTGATGATAGATGGAAAAATATGTTCACAGAATACGAACATGGAAACTTGTTAGGAAAGAACTTAGCAATATTACCTTTAAAACATGTTAAATTAAAAAATCCAGAAATAGCTAAATTTGAAGCATTTAGATGATATCAAGAAATCATTATGCAAGCATTTATTACATTTGGCGAATCTGTTAACATTGATGCAATTTTATATTTTGCTTCAAAGGTTGGAGATATCGAAAAAAATAAAAATGCATTTAGTGTGCTTGATTATTGACTAAAAAACACAGAGAACTTTAATTATAAAATTAATATTGATAGCTTTGTAATTGATAAAGTTTTCATAAGCAATAGAAAAGAAATTACAAATGCCTTGAGAGAAATATGCTTTAAAGATCGTGGATACGATTATGTTCAACTTTCGGGAACAGTAGCCAGAATGGATTCATATAATAATATTGATGATTTAAAAAACAGAATTGAGAGTTTAACAAAAGTAAGTGATATATTTAATGTTGAATCATTAAATAAAATTAAACAATTACATATTAAAGATGCAAGAATCTCATGATACGATTATGAAGGGTTCGCAGACATAATCTCGCCTTTTAATGGTGTTGGTAGCTATCAACAAGTTGTTAGCCAGGTTTCTGTAATTGTCACACAAAATGGGCATGATATTTCAAAAGAAAATATTGTTGTTGATCCAAAGAGTTTAAACTTAAAAGACTTTGTACAAATAATTGATGCTATATATGCAGACAAAGCTGATTTCTTTGTTGTCTATAATAAAACATATGAAAATTCAAGAAATAAGGAAATACGCAAAATAGTGATTGACTCTTTAAATGATATAGGGGAATCAAGTGAAGAGTTTAAAAACTGATTAGTTAACCATTACAAAACAATAAATGTTGAAGATGCGAAAAATGAAATTATTAATAGAATAGATCATATTAATAAACATACAGTGGATTTATTAGAAGTTTTCAAGCCAAGAAAAGTGAAAGATAATTCTGAAGTTGAAATTGATAATCTTTTCAAATTCGAAATTGTTGATAACAAATTAAAATTTGAAAAATTAGAAAGCTTAGAATCATTACCTGATAGCATTGCTAATTTCCATATTGGGTACTTAAAATACTTTTATTCAATTAAAAAAATAGAACATTTTATTACTGAAAATAAATTCCAACTTAAAAACTTAATTACACCTTATGCAGAGTTAAAAATACAAAAAGGAACAATGGCTATGTTTGAGGCTTCTAACAGATATTTAGGGGCTACAAATGATGGAGTTTGATTTAACAACATTGTCCCAGAACTTAAAAGATATTGCGAAAATGATGTTAGAGCAATGATTATGGTTTACGACTTAATTATGCTAGCAGCAAGGGGCATTTTTGATAATATTGATGACTTTGAATATAAATTAGAAAATAGTGATAATTTTGTAAATAATAATAAATATAAAATAGTTAATAACAAATTAATATTTGAATAA
- a CDS encoding MIP family Ig-specific serine endopeptidase — protein sequence MKKLFNLLLLFAPITLASVTSCQAPDTTKTESTKNKIENKGTGSSTNSTTSGQGSKKEDPVTKPGNSSSSTGTQDSSDTNVSQPTKKVAKKVVALSTNQENNSSPVVISMFLETSFEETDLTKFKLKLMNNAKIFNPTSFSGNKLVFVLGGLKGNTEFTIEYVKHDENDFEFNQRVNKSFRTLENNESNNEPGEAKPGEDPFGGSNTPNFPWLNRDYSAENSYPSNATGFTVVDPQVIYKEIYDRTFSVKFGVNLEPDATKPVSFMSTASGTTWLLDYHKVDENKYKLFFATNLHVMAEFSNSLTDQLNRQLNYEDFRGIKVNSISLGKSKVDQTSFPDRENRYPYSREDNFTAKYYASDSKFTNIGESDRASDKTLFTPGITSQPKIVFAGYDFIDRQYMQDYQEDLKQQARKRLEELDSSDDEYKNLKRTLDNNEFIPSYTDFGIFEIDIDLSLMDETFRSWVSKAINGLNSYLTRLKNTTKLPNQDKSISSYMQTMDYVTANNTNDTSGNNLKNARDLFIGGYSGKGGGNAFWSRNNPIERQSESESSYNRLNKNNKNSFAYASGHHEEKMGFNGPSIYTSVFGRTLAHYYGYNLTVRYSSLTYGSSGSVVYNEFGQIVGVYNQVSADVDTDDLLREARFLSLLLAKDQTINNKTIKAYNLIDGTDKSKYPAQTASFRQNLMKIYPNGFADGRFNTALFPEGFKKD from the coding sequence ATGAAAAAGTTATTTAATTTATTATTGTTATTTGCACCTATTACGCTAGCAAGTGTAACCTCTTGTCAAGCGCCAGATACAACTAAAACTGAAAGTACAAAAAACAAAATTGAAAACAAAGGAACTGGTTCATCTACAAATTCAACCACAAGTGGCCAAGGTTCTAAAAAAGAAGATCCTGTTACAAAACCAGGTAATAGTTCAAGTTCAACAGGAACTCAAGATAGTTCAGATACTAATGTAAGTCAACCTACTAAAAAAGTAGCTAAGAAAGTGGTTGCTTTATCCACTAATCAAGAAAATAATAGTTCGCCAGTTGTTATTAGTATGTTTTTAGAAACATCATTTGAAGAAACTGACTTAACTAAATTTAAACTGAAATTAATGAATAATGCAAAAATCTTTAATCCAACAAGTTTTTCAGGTAACAAACTTGTTTTTGTTCTTGGAGGATTAAAGGGTAATACAGAGTTTACAATTGAATATGTTAAGCATGATGAAAATGATTTTGAATTTAACCAAAGAGTTAATAAATCATTTAGAACATTAGAGAATAATGAGTCAAATAATGAGCCAGGTGAAGCAAAACCAGGAGAAGATCCATTTGGGGGGTCAAACACTCCTAATTTCCCATGATTGAACAGGGATTATAGTGCAGAAAATTCATACCCAAGCAACGCAACTGGATTTACAGTTGTTGATCCTCAAGTTATTTATAAAGAAATTTATGACAGAACATTCTCAGTTAAATTTGGAGTAAACTTAGAACCAGATGCTACAAAACCTGTTTCATTCATGTCAACAGCTTCAGGTACAACTTGATTACTTGACTATCACAAAGTTGATGAAAATAAATACAAATTATTCTTTGCAACAAACTTACACGTTATGGCAGAATTCTCTAACTCATTAACAGATCAATTAAATAGACAATTAAATTACGAAGACTTTAGAGGGATAAAAGTTAACTCTATTTCTTTAGGTAAATCTAAGGTAGATCAAACATCATTCCCTGATAGAGAAAATCGTTATCCATATTCAAGAGAAGATAATTTCACAGCGAAATACTATGCTTCAGATAGTAAGTTTACAAATATAGGCGAAAGTGATAGAGCATCAGATAAAACTTTATTTACACCAGGTATTACTTCACAACCTAAAATTGTTTTTGCAGGATATGATTTTATAGATAGACAATATATGCAAGATTATCAAGAAGATCTTAAACAACAAGCAAGAAAAAGATTAGAAGAACTTGATTCAAGCGATGACGAATATAAAAACCTAAAAAGAACTTTAGACAATAATGAGTTTATTCCTTCATACACAGACTTTGGTATTTTTGAAATTGATATTGATTTATCATTAATGGATGAAACATTCAGATCATGAGTTTCTAAAGCTATTAATGGTCTTAACAGTTATTTAACAAGACTTAAAAACACAACAAAACTTCCTAACCAGGATAAAAGTATTTCGTCATACATGCAAACAATGGATTATGTAACAGCAAATAACACAAACGACACATCTGGTAATAACCTTAAAAATGCCAGAGACTTATTTATTGGTGGTTACTCCGGAAAAGGTGGTGGTAATGCTTTCTGATCAAGAAATAATCCAATTGAAAGACAATCAGAATCTGAATCTTCATACAATAGATTAAATAAAAACAATAAGAACTCATTTGCATATGCTTCAGGTCATCATGAAGAAAAAATGGGATTCAATGGTCCATCAATTTATACATCTGTTTTTGGTAGAACGTTAGCACACTACTATGGTTACAATTTAACTGTTAGATATTCATCATTAACATATGGTTCATCAGGTTCTGTTGTGTATAATGAATTTGGACAAATAGTTGGTGTTTATAACCAAGTTAGTGCAGATGTTGATACCGATGACTTATTAAGGGAAGCGAGATTCTTATCATTATTATTAGCTAAAGATCAAACAATTAACAATAAAACAATCAAAGCTTATAACTTAATTGATGGTACAGATAAATCCAAATATCCAGCTCAAACAGCTTCATTTAGACAAAACTTAATGAAAATTTATCCAAACGGGTTTGCTGATGGAAGATTTAATACAGCACTGTTCCCTGAAGGATTTAAGAAGGATTAG
- the greA gene encoding transcription elongation factor GreA has product MSDTNNKRIILSQEKFNEYKKEYDRLINFERPAVQEALKEARAQGDLSENAEYDAAREKQGIVEGRIRELEAILDQADIISSNANKTDETISINSRVEFHNLERNTIETIQITGSHDSDPFEGKISTQSPLAIAMLGKVAGEEVEVEAQKKFMIKILKVEHL; this is encoded by the coding sequence ATGAGCGATACAAATAACAAAAGAATAATTTTATCTCAAGAAAAATTCAATGAATACAAAAAAGAATACGACCGTTTAATTAACTTTGAACGTCCGGCTGTTCAAGAAGCTTTAAAGGAAGCACGTGCACAAGGTGACCTTTCAGAAAATGCTGAGTATGATGCAGCTAGAGAAAAACAAGGTATTGTTGAAGGACGTATTAGAGAACTTGAAGCAATTTTAGACCAAGCTGATATTATTTCTTCAAATGCAAATAAAACAGATGAAACAATCAGTATTAACTCACGTGTTGAATTCCACAACCTTGAAAGAAATACAATTGAAACAATTCAAATTACAGGATCACACGATTCAGATCCATTTGAAGGTAAAATCTCTACACAAAGCCCATTAGCTATTGCTATGTTAGGTAAAGTTGCTGGTGAAGAAGTGGAAGTTGAAGCTCAAAAGAAATTCATGATTAAAATTTTAAAAGTAGAACACTTATAA
- a CDS encoding APC family permease — protein sequence MKNHKKIGLLLSMMMIIGSVVGIGIFFKNGSVSKAVDGDGISWLLAWVLGGLISIAAAINFAEIGSFSNSKFIGLSNWVYKVTRKKELGYHVSISYAIFYWGILNTVIGIFASEALFYFFVSIHVVDKDSIKIWMHVIVGLSFTVFFMMLNILSARMSGHFQFMITIIKFVPLIVALFLGILFTNTFNNGGSNGFLKNAFTIKGIIVALPAVLFAYDAFLVSGSVSEKTKNPTKTLPKAILFGMILIVVLYSLIAVSSILHSKGEIFELIIDVLPKEFSSKIVAIVMFFIFISALGVTNGISSAFTNEVLVLVKNKMLFGSAYLLKRFKENSVFIFYLSIIEIFYFLVLIVPGIVLETDILFDAVSNYPTVIFFMIYGGTIFMYTIKRNQIHETKKINGILFYVAAAISVTGILFMELAYLFFQIQNLFTDNINPSSWGVFWAGKANKLISNWVPILLYSVSVLFFFTIPVLNLLLEKIFFKRDILRELNEQTENQVEY from the coding sequence ATGAAAAATCATAAAAAAATCGGACTATTGTTATCTATGATGATGATTATTGGTTCTGTTGTTGGAATTGGAATTTTCTTTAAGAACGGTTCAGTTTCTAAAGCCGTTGATGGCGATGGTATTTCATGACTATTAGCTTGAGTTCTTGGTGGATTAATTTCTATTGCAGCAGCTATTAACTTCGCTGAAATTGGATCATTTTCAAATTCAAAATTTATCGGACTAAGTAACTGAGTTTATAAAGTCACAAGAAAAAAAGAATTAGGATACCATGTTTCAATATCGTATGCAATTTTCTATTGAGGAATATTAAATACGGTAATTGGTATTTTTGCTTCAGAGGCTTTATTTTATTTCTTTGTATCAATTCATGTAGTTGACAAGGATTCAATAAAAATCTGAATGCATGTAATTGTGGGACTATCATTTACAGTGTTCTTTATGATGCTTAACATTTTATCTGCAAGAATGTCAGGGCACTTCCAATTCATGATAACAATTATTAAATTCGTCCCATTAATTGTTGCATTATTTCTAGGTATTCTTTTCACAAATACATTCAATAATGGCGGATCAAACGGATTCTTAAAGAATGCTTTTACAATTAAAGGTATTATAGTTGCTTTACCAGCTGTATTATTTGCATATGATGCATTCTTAGTATCAGGTTCAGTTTCTGAAAAAACTAAAAATCCAACAAAGACATTACCCAAAGCTATTTTATTCGGAATGATCTTAATTGTTGTTTTATACTCACTTATTGCTGTTTCATCAATCTTACATTCAAAAGGCGAAATCTTTGAGTTAATTATTGATGTTTTACCAAAAGAGTTTTCATCAAAAATTGTAGCTATAGTAATGTTCTTTATTTTCATATCAGCGCTTGGTGTAACAAATGGAATTTCATCAGCATTTACAAACGAAGTTTTAGTTTTAGTTAAAAATAAAATGTTATTTGGTAGTGCTTATTTACTTAAAAGATTTAAGGAAAATTCAGTATTCATTTTCTACTTAAGTATTATTGAAATTTTCTACTTCTTAGTACTTATTGTTCCGGGTATTGTTCTTGAAACAGATATCTTATTTGATGCAGTTTCAAATTATCCAACAGTTATCTTCTTCATGATCTATGGAGGAACAATCTTTATGTATACAATCAAAAGAAATCAAATTCATGAAACTAAGAAAATTAATGGTATTTTATTTTATGTTGCCGCAGCTATTTCTGTGACAGGGATTTTATTTATGGAATTAGCATACTTATTCTTCCAAATCCAAAACTTATTTACCGATAATATCAATCCTTCAAGTTGAGGAGTTTTCTGAGCCGGAAAAGCAAATAAATTAATTTCAAACTGAGTTCCAATTCTTTTATATTCAGTTTCAGTCTTATTCTTCTTTACTATCCCGGTGTTAAACCTTTTATTAGAAAAGATATTTTTTAAAAGAGATATTTTGAGAGAATTAAATGAACAAACCGAAAATCAAGTTGAGTACTAA
- a CDS encoding DUF3137 domain-containing protein, whose amino-acid sequence MRNVKDFKKFNDYKNEIASTVLEEVKTKVKAAVDIDEVRSAKTKSKIAIGLFMLGTLFVIISIVLILKKVEVGAIGYISLLVITFIIFIIAIVIFAMVKKTKKAVREKILRSLNINELYRKAFETLDKGISYDPKQYKGDMINYNELQLFKSHVPLGADLHTASSEVQWKIDDTYDVALINAIWKYETRDRKGNKETTFHNSSLIKIDTRPLKEKSFKFSLFTSSNHKKIDLENKQFSKVFKVRSDDELKIRQMYTPLSMELSLERYRDNNETKVKNFEVLSTGDAIYIWFVADLNFMFIDIPTSLEERVLVKSIYEDFMIDTYTFYYLLSILYIPIYLQ is encoded by the coding sequence ATGAGAAATGTAAAAGATTTTAAAAAGTTTAATGACTATAAAAACGAAATTGCTTCAACTGTATTAGAAGAAGTTAAAACAAAAGTTAAAGCAGCAGTTGATATTGATGAAGTAAGAAGTGCAAAAACCAAAAGTAAAATAGCAATAGGATTGTTTATGTTGGGTACACTTTTTGTGATTATAAGTATTGTTCTTATTTTGAAAAAAGTGGAAGTTGGGGCAATAGGATATATTTCATTACTTGTTATAACATTTATTATTTTTATAATTGCTATAGTTATTTTTGCTATGGTTAAAAAGACAAAAAAAGCAGTTAGAGAAAAAATATTAAGGTCTTTAAACATTAATGAACTATATAGAAAAGCCTTCGAAACACTTGACAAAGGGATTTCATATGATCCAAAACAATATAAAGGAGATATGATAAATTACAATGAACTTCAATTATTTAAATCACATGTGCCATTAGGAGCAGATCTTCATACGGCATCATCAGAAGTTCAATGAAAAATTGATGATACTTATGATGTTGCGTTAATTAACGCAATTTGAAAATATGAAACCAGAGATAGAAAAGGTAACAAAGAAACAACATTTCATAACTCATCATTAATCAAAATTGATACAAGACCGTTAAAAGAAAAAAGTTTTAAATTCTCTTTATTCACCTCAAGTAACCATAAAAAAATTGATTTAGAAAATAAACAATTCTCAAAAGTATTTAAAGTTCGCTCTGATGATGAATTAAAAATTAGGCAAATGTACACACCATTATCAATGGAATTATCATTAGAAAGATATAGAGATAATAACGAAACAAAAGTTAAAAATTTTGAAGTTCTTTCAACAGGTGATGCAATTTATATTTGATTTGTTGCAGATCTTAATTTTATGTTTATAGATATTCCAACAAGTCTTGAAGAAAGAGTTCTTGTAAAATCAATTTATGAAGATTTCATGATTGATACATATACATTTTATTACTTGTTATCAATTCTTTATATCCCGATATACTTACAATAA
- a CDS encoding chromate transporter gives MKDKNEISFWKLFWFIIKITFIGFGGGNALMPVIKKEIVDKNNWMTLEEFDEIVIVTNMLPGASVIQTISYISIKLLGKWKGIIVTLFAILPHVLFAFGLLLLFNKIPSHYIKIVSVGVLVSIIAFLIEFGVRYLKQSAKSLRAPLWIIVFIFSLSFCLFVPSPYNIPIIAILTVLAIYSICYLITKKRGKKNV, from the coding sequence ATGAAAGATAAAAACGAAATAAGTTTCTGAAAATTATTTTGATTTATTATCAAAATAACCTTTATCGGTTTTGGTGGCGGAAACGCATTAATGCCGGTTATTAAGAAAGAAATTGTTGATAAAAATAATTGAATGACATTAGAAGAATTTGATGAAATTGTAATTGTCACAAATATGTTGCCAGGTGCTTCAGTGATACAAACAATTTCATATATATCAATCAAATTATTAGGCAAATGAAAAGGCATTATAGTTACTTTATTTGCTATTTTACCACATGTGCTTTTTGCGTTTGGTCTGTTATTACTTTTTAACAAAATACCATCACATTATATTAAGATAGTTTCTGTTGGTGTTTTAGTATCAATCATCGCTTTCTTAATTGAGTTTGGTGTTAGATATTTAAAACAATCAGCAAAATCACTAAGAGCGCCACTTTGAATTATTGTATTCATCTTCTCTCTTTCTTTTTGTTTATTTGTACCAAGCCCATACAATATCCCTATAATAGCCATATTAACTGTTTTAGCTATCTATAGTATTTGTTATCTAATTACTAAGAAAAGAGGTAAAAAAAATGTTTAG
- the hpt gene encoding hypoxanthine phosphoribosyltransferase encodes MKKHPMIKEILYSQEFIEEKILECSNWVNETYKDSKDLIIVALLKGSIPFLAQLIKTVEVDHSIDFITASSYAGSHATSGSVKIIMDLAQDIEGKDVLIVEDIIDSGITLDKIKNMLLSRKPKSFKILTLMDKPHNRKTALKADYSGFLVEDKFLVGFGLDYKEKLRNLPYIGVFDEKFLK; translated from the coding sequence ATGAAAAAACACCCAATGATTAAAGAAATTTTATATTCACAAGAATTTATTGAAGAAAAAATCTTAGAGTGCTCAAACTGAGTAAATGAAACTTATAAAGATTCAAAAGATTTAATAATAGTTGCTTTATTAAAAGGTTCAATTCCATTTTTAGCACAATTAATTAAAACAGTTGAAGTAGACCACTCAATTGACTTTATTACAGCTAGTAGTTATGCAGGTTCACATGCCACATCAGGTAGTGTTAAAATCATTATGGATTTAGCGCAAGACATAGAAGGCAAAGATGTTTTAATCGTTGAAGATATTATTGATAGCGGAATTACCCTAGACAAAATTAAAAATATGCTATTAAGCCGTAAGCCAAAATCATTTAAAATTTTAACTTTAATGGATAAACCACATAATAGAAAAACAGCTCTTAAAGCAGATTATTCAGGATTTTTAGTAGAAGACAAATTCCTTGTCGGATTTGGTTTAGACTATAAAGAAAAGTTAAGAAACCTACCTTACATTGGGGTTTTTGATGAAAAATTCTTAAAATAA
- a CDS encoding L-threonylcarbamoyladenylate synthase, whose product MEEKYSNLFVSTTDTVVGIGGKVSNQTLKEIYEIKKRPLDKKIIILVSSYEQLKQFKEWTSEAEEIAKKYWPGNVSIIINNQGFRMPNQKGLLDLIDKLGPIYMSSANISGQPVIDIEKASETFPEIKQVFNFGKPSGKPSKIYNLDKNEIIER is encoded by the coding sequence ATGGAAGAAAAATATAGCAACCTATTTGTATCGACAACAGACACTGTTGTAGGTATTGGGGGCAAAGTTTCAAACCAAACACTTAAAGAAATTTATGAGATCAAAAAAAGACCTCTTGATAAGAAAATTATTATACTAGTTAGTTCATACGAACAACTTAAACAATTCAAAGAATGAACTTCTGAAGCAGAAGAAATTGCTAAGAAATATTGACCTGGAAATGTATCGATAATAATTAATAATCAAGGGTTTAGAATGCCGAATCAAAAAGGTCTCTTGGACTTAATTGATAAGCTTGGTCCAATATATATGTCTAGCGCAAATATCTCTGGTCAACCAGTGATTGATATAGAAAAAGCAAGTGAAACTTTTCCCGAAATTAAGCAAGTTTTTAACTTTGGTAAGCCATCAGGAAAACCGAGCAAAATTTACAATTTAGATAAAAATGAGATCATAGAACGTTAA